Within the Vagococcus carniphilus genome, the region TAACTAAGCGCTGGTAAAACAGTCAAGTTACCTTCTGGTGCTTTTGTTCCGTCTAGATACTCTCCTGTAAACGGGTAGGCATATTCATACATGATATCACTTGGTGTTAATTCTATATAAATTGGTTCTGGAACAGGCATATTAATAACTTTGAAAGGTTTGCCACTTATTTGTGTTGCTTCTTTTAAAACCTTCCTAGCTTGATCAAAACGCTCTTTATTATAGTAATGTAAAAAAGATTTACTTGCTTCCTCATTCGTCACATGACTCATTAAAATAGTATCTTCTGCCACAAATCGGCAAATTTCATCAATATGACCATTCGCTGACGAAGAACGAAAAGCCTTCATCTCGTTTTTCTCATCTGGAATTGGTCCTAATAAATAGTCCTCATCTTCATACGAACCTTGAGGTAACCAGATAATTTTTTCAACCCCATAAGCTGCTTTAAATAAATCTTCAACTTCTTCTTTTGACAAATCCGGATTTCGTTTATCCACTTCTGTCTCCTCAATCATCATTAAGACACCATTACCATTAAATTCATGGTCCCCACCTTCTGTTACTAAAGGTAAAGATACGCTTGATTCAATCCCGTGTTCTTTTGCTTGAAACGGCGTTAAATCTATCAAAGATTTACTTCTTTCATCCTCTAGGCCAAAATAACCATATCCATCAAACAGATGACTTACATATTTCTTCTCACCATTTTCAAGTACAATATCCATTCCAAAATCTCTTGGATAAATAACTTCTGCGGGATACTCTATACAGACTGAGTTATCTCTATTTAAGTTATTTTTTGCTATTTTCTCTTCAGCTCTTTTTTTAACTTCCTCATCATAACAAATAATAAAAATAGAAACATCCCTTGGTATATGTCGAAGTATCTCTAAAGTGACTAAATCTGTTTCTAGTGTTTCTGTCGCAAATTCCTCAATCGGCCAAGACAACCAAACACTCTCTTGTTGATGGAATTCCGCTCCCATATATCTTTTCATTTTTTATTTCCTTTCTTTAAAAAAAACTCCAACCATCACTTATCTTTCAAGATAAGTTAGATTGGAGTTTACCTTATTCTATAATGATGATTTACCATCCACCAGAAAAGCCTCCGCCACCTGATGAGCCTCCGCCAAATGAAGAACCTCCGCCTCCACCTGATGAACCGCCACCACTATGGTAACTTGACCAAATCATCGACTGCATGTAATAAGAACCTAGTGTCATATTAGTTAAGTCATCCAAAGCTTTTTGCTTTTGATCACTTGCTATTTCTTTACGTTTCTTCTCTGCAAATCGATATGACTTAGCTAATTCTTGTGTATTAATAGTAATCTCTTGAAGAAGATTTGGATTGGATAAATCTTTACTTCTTAAGAAATAGTAGACCATTAGTGCTACTTGAAGGTCGTTGTTAACCCTACTTAAGCGTACACCTTTCTCACTTAAAAATTGTTCACACATCTTTTCAATAAAACGTTTATTATCTTTTGAAATTTTTAAAGCTCTTTGATGTTTCTCTGTTGTAGCTGCTGTGTAGTCACTGATTACGCCAATGTAGTTTCCTTCTAAGTAAGGGTTACTCATCACTGGATAAGCAAACTCTTTACTCTCAGGAATTAATTCTGCTTTAAGTGAATTTAAATATTTACTTTCTAAGTAAACTGAGACATCATAAGGCGCTTCTTTTTTAGCTTTTCTCCAATACTGGATAATTCCATCTACTAAGATATATTGAGCTATCCACTCAATCATTTCATTTCGATCTGAGAATAGCATTTCTTTTTTATTATTAGTTAAACGATTCAACTGTTTTGCTAGATATTCAGGAAGTTCAACTTTTTTTATACCTTTACCTAGCCCTGTTATTTGGTTGGCTTTATCAATATAAATATAGCCCTTCAAATCAGCTCCTAAGTAGTCTTTAGTTAGTATTTTTCGGATTCTAGCAATTCTTAAACGATACCACATAATAGCAAGAAGTCCTATTGCGACAACACCTAAGAAAGCAAACATAACACTAATAGCTATTTTTTTATCTCTTGCTTTTTCTTCTTCTATTAATCGTTTAGCTGCTTCAACGTCCCCGTATTTTTCGTTAACTAAGTTTTGAACATTTCTTGAAATAAACATAACCGCTTGGCCATATTTTTCATCTTTCAAAAGATCAGTTGCCTCATCTGGCACAACAGAATCCTTCATACTATCTGTTATGACGTCTTCAACTCCGTAACCTGTTTCCAAGCGATATTTTCTATCCTCAACAGAGATAACGAATAAAAATCCATTATCTAATTCTTTATTACCAATACCCAAATGTTGGAATTTTTTTTCTGCATAATCTTCAATTGAATCATAACCATCTAAATTGTTTAAAGTAACAACAACATATTGAGGTTTTCCAGGCAAATTAGCAAAGTCATACTCATTCATATTTTTAATAGCTGTCTTATCTTCGTTCGATAAAATATTAGCGTTATCCTCAACAAAAATATTGTCTGATTCAGCAAAAGCACTTGTTGTAAAGCCTATAAG harbors:
- a CDS encoding agmatine deiminase family protein, with the protein product MKRYMGAEFHQQESVWLSWPIEEFATETLETDLVTLEILRHIPRDVSIFIICYDEEVKKRAEEKIAKNNLNRDNSVCIEYPAEVIYPRDFGMDIVLENGEKKYVSHLFDGYGYFGLEDERSKSLIDLTPFQAKEHGIESSVSLPLVTEGGDHEFNGNGVLMMIEETEVDKRNPDLSKEEVEDLFKAAYGVEKIIWLPQGSYEDEDYLLGPIPDEKNEMKAFRSSSANGHIDEICRFVAEDTILMSHVTNEEASKSFLHYYNKERFDQARKVLKEATQISGKPFKVINMPVPEPIYIELTPSDIMYEYAYPFTGEYLDGTKAPEGNLTVLPALSYCNFLILNEVVLAQSYYQPGLPEKIKEKDEEALKILQSVFPDKKIIPINTLALNLFGGGIHCNTKNIPSYHFNQ
- a CDS encoding TPM domain-containing protein, translated to MNQLSYQKRNRFIGFLLIVFFTVLIGFTTSAFAESDNIFVEDNANILSNEDKTAIKNMNEYDFANLPGKPQYVVVTLNNLDGYDSIEDYAEKKFQHLGIGNKELDNGFLFVISVEDRKYRLETGYGVEDVITDSMKDSVVPDEATDLLKDEKYGQAVMFISRNVQNLVNEKYGDVEAAKRLIEEEKARDKKIAISVMFAFLGVVAIGLLAIMWYRLRIARIRKILTKDYLGADLKGYIYIDKANQITGLGKGIKKVELPEYLAKQLNRLTNNKKEMLFSDRNEMIEWIAQYILVDGIIQYWRKAKKEAPYDVSVYLESKYLNSLKAELIPESKEFAYPVMSNPYLEGNYIGVISDYTAATTEKHQRALKISKDNKRFIEKMCEQFLSEKGVRLSRVNNDLQVALMVYYFLRSKDLSNPNLLQEITINTQELAKSYRFAEKKRKEIASDQKQKALDDLTNMTLGSYYMQSMIWSSYHSGGGSSGGGGGSSFGGGSSGGGGFSGGW